The genomic DNA aacaaaaatgacaaccaaataacataatactcatttccaccaaaaacaaaagaaatccaCGTCACAATAATGAACGATATCTACTAAAATTTGGCTTCAAGgtaaatattgttgttgtttttttgtaaaagctATATTGAAAAAACAGAACGTCTTTGTTTCATGCTCTCATACTCGGTTGTTCTGGaaactttataataataataataataatttgcttATTTTAGACAAATCTTTCATCCACAAGGGAACATCTATAAAGACCCCACCCATATTTACATGCTTCTATAATGAGATCCAACTTTGTATAAAGTCCCTAAAAGTATGCATTACTAAAAGAAGGATCTCACAgtcttcctttcctttttttccacctaATTACTGTCTATCTTAACTACAACATTACAGGCAACGTGCACCATGTAATGCAGTATATTTATAGGACCACTTTATCAGGTCTAAAGTAGTTTTCAAAGTTTACACCATTGTTGTTAAATATCTGTCATTATTCAGCTAATCAGTGAAAATATGGCCTCAGTATTTTAATTCCCTGCATGAAAGGAGAGGAGTGTCGTACACATAAATCACAGAGAAAGTTGGAATTGATTGtgaattttgttgttttcttgcagtCGCACAGATACAGAGTAATGTCCTCCAGGAAGTCAAGTTCCCCAGAGGAAGGCTTGGTAAGACATTATACACATTAATCATGCACATAATACAGCTTTAAACTATCACTGAGCAAGTGGATTACaactaattaaaacattttgttgaTAATAGCCTTCCAGTAAACATGGAGAGCGTACTCCTCTGCGAAGTCTGGAGAATGAAATGCTGCACCTGCCAACTTCTTCTAGGCTGAAATCAGGTGCTGATGCTGCCAAGATGGCAAAGGTGGGTTTATTCTAGCCATGACAATAATCACTGCAACATTACTTTCTTCAAAAGCACTAAAATACGTTTAATTAATAACAATATGATACTTGTGCAAACACAGTGAGATGTAAcgcataaatgttttaaatttcactcaccatttatcatttttactCAAGAGCAATAATTTTGGAAACATTCagagtttttattgttttccatttcttttcatACAGGACGACGTTCCTCTCCATGATCCAGTATCTCACTTAGACTTTTCTCCATCCATCAAAATGATGCAGATGTACAATCCCACAATTGCTAAGACTGTTTGTGGACTTGTAGACATAACATTTAAATCCTTTGTATGCCCTGGTGGGGAGGTTGAAATGTCAGATTCTTCAGTGTCTGCGGAACAGAGCATTGTTTTGCCTCAGGATCAGGCTACATGTAACACTGGATCAGAAGATACAGTCATATCTGACAGTATGATTGTGCAGTCATGTGCTGATCACACAGATCATCCCTATTACAATTCAGAGACAACGAATGCTACATTGCATGAAACTGAAGAAGCACGCCTCGGTGAATTTCCCAACACTACACTGGCCTCTGGGAGACAGGATGAAGAATGTGCCACACAGAAATCTGAAGTTTTTGACAATGACAACTATGCAGATGAAGATATTGCCCAAAAACATGACACCGTTCCTCTGCCACAGGCACAGGACATTCAATTTTTACAAGACAACAGTGTAAATTCAACATATTCCTCTCACTATGGTCAACTGTGTGAACCAGAGCATGCTGATCATCCCAGCTGTAGCAGTGTGAGTGTTCCTCACATCACCACTTTCTCCGAGGCTCCAAATATTTTTGAGAAGTGTGCTGATGGTCTGAGTGATGTAACCTTCAAATCATTTAGCTGCTCTGGGGGAGAGGTAGACATTTCAGAACGCACCAACATTATGAATGACACAGTTCCTGTACCAGACATCACCATGACAAGCAGCGAGCcatacagttacagcatgaatcAAAGCATTTTAGCCAATGACTACGACGTGCAAAATGGTAACCGGCATGTGGATCATCCATACTGTTATCATGAAAGTTCTTCATTGACCTCAGGTGACAAAGAGGAATCGTTGCCGTGTATCATTAGTGTTGTGGATGAGGTTAAAACAGGGGATGGGGATGAAAAATCCAGTTGCTCCCCATTGCCTGAGAAAATACACCCTCAATCTGCATGTGTTACACAGGAACTGTTCCTGTGTGAGGAACAAATCCATGAAGCACCAAACTGTCATGTGGAGAATGATGAAGTTGTTTTAGATTGTCAGTCACCAGCTATCAACACATCATCAAAGCCTTTGGATAATGAGTCTGTCACCTGTCAAGAGCAAGAAACAGTAAAACACTCAATATGTTCAGAAAATGTGGCTTCAGCAGAGAATCTGGCACCTGTGGAAGTGCAGCAGCTTCTGGAACATGTGTCTCAAGTGCAGTCGAGCAGTGCACCGCCTGAATCCAGTGAAGCAAAGGACAGTGCTCTTGGTTCATCGGGAAATGAACCTGTACTTGGTAATTCTGCAGAAAAACCTCACCACCCTACAGAGAATCCTGCTGATATTTTGAAAGCTCTGTCGGAGTTTTCTTCAGTAGCATCAGCTTTGCAGTTTAGAATCCTCAGTCCTGTTGTTAGGAGATCCTCAAAGTCTGTATTCAAGGCTCTTGACGATCATGCGGTGGATAATTATTTGGCTTTCGACTCTGCCCTTGATGGTGAAAAGAGCTTGGTGTCTCCTGTCCTCGCTGATCCCTCCGGGTTATGGGTAGAGCACTTGGAGAGCCCCATGCCACGTCCCCTGTTCAACTCTACAGTGCTGTGTCACAAGCCTCATTCAGGCCCAGGCACTGAACCGGAGAAGGGTGTGGGTGAGAAGCCTTATGTTGTCCCACCGTCAGAGGGAGAAAAGCCAGCTGTCCCATTGATTCTAGATGGGCCACTTCAGCAGCAACTCCGGCAGATGGCAGAGTTCCTTCTCTTGGCAACTGGAAAAATGGTTCCTGGTGGTGTTTCTGTATCTGCACCACCTCCTGCTGCCACTATGGCACCACCACCAAGAGCTCCTTGTGCAGAATCCcacagtgtctgtgtgggtACCAGTGCTGTGAAACTGGTGGACCACAGCATCAATACATCTGGCCAGTTTGAGCTCAAGAGAGATTTTTCTGTGGCTGATTCCTGTGCTCAGACTGACCCTCTCCTGTGGAAGTAAGTGTTAGCTgtgaattaattatttaatgaacCTTAGGTTGCAAGTGATATGTAATGATGAACTGTCTTTCTCTGCTTATTCAGTCTTTCTGCTGATGTGCTTTCAGTGTACCTCCGGGGAGCCTAGAGTGCCTGCCTAGATCAGAGCTGGAACAGAGGTTAAGGTCGAGCATGATCATGGTGGAGGCCCTGGTGCAGCAGTTGGCTGCATCCCCAACACATGGATCTACAGGCCCTGCACCTTCAGAGCTCAGGGAGAAATTAGTGCAGACTGACCACACTGAGCTCAGTCAGGTAAGGACAACTGCACAACTTCATAACTGTATGAGATGATGTTTTCTGTCTATGCTAAATAtaatcctgatttttttttttaaattattactgtttttaattttctattaaACACAGACCACAGGGTATCGAGACCTTTATATGGAGGCTCTGAGCAGGATTAGTGAGTTGGAGCTCGACGGAGGTTCTCTACAGAAACTCATTCAGTGTATGCAAGACATGAGAATCACTATGGTAAGACTCAAACATTGATAAAACACATGCGCTTGTTTGCAGGAATAGATAAAATGTCACTGCAGGTCAGTGTATGTAAGGACCTCTTACATCAGTACATAGCTCTACAAACTGTTTTTGATCATTTGCATGTGTAGAAGATGTTTGTAAAAACCTATGCTTTGTCATTTGTGACAGTGAGTGTATTTGATCCCACAGACTTCTTTGAGTAGCAACACAGACACTGCGTTCACTAACATGATAGAAATGGAAGAGCTTGTCAGAGAGGACCATCAAAGCCTGGTTTCACACGTATGTAAATATGGACTGGATGTCATATTTCTCAAATTGCATAAATAGTTGTTATTCATTCAGATGTCGCGTATAAACTGTGGGTTAggtgcatgtttttgttcttgctTCGAGCTgatatttatttcttctctatTAAGTATGGTCAGATGAAGTCTCTATTTGAGAAAACGAggacgacacaaacacaaatgatgcaGAAGGTCAAAGAAGCTCTTCACCAAAGAGATGACATGAGGAAACAGATGGAGGAATCCTTCCAAGCCAAGGAGGCGGTAATCACAGCAACTCATCTGTTTAATGTTATGTGGCCCTGCTCTGGGTTGCAGCACTAAATATTCTTTTACTGAGAatagttcaaataaaaaatTACAGGCCTCTTAAAAGTTGCTGTTTTATGTAGCCAGAGTGGTAGTTGTTGCTCACGAGGACTTGACTATTGCATTATAATATGTAAATCTACGTAGTGTGCACTATGCATAAGTTAATTTTGTCATGATGAGTGTCACATATGCTTTTTGCAGCTTTTCTTCCCTCGGTCAACaaatgtgtttggtttttcAGGCCTTCCGCACGATGGAACAGCTGAGGACACATTGTGCCACAGAAAAGTCAGAGTTAGAGAGGAGTGTTGGGTCTCAGCAGGAACTACTTGCTGCCCTCAAACAGACTTTTCCAGAACAGGCAAGAACAAATGCACAATTGTAATTTATTCAGTATAACATTCTCTAGAGCACatctcatttcatttaatttttttctcttgATGCAGGTTGCATTAAACCAGGCCTACACTGAAATGCTGAACTCTGCTTCTGATCAGTTGTCTGAAACCATGGTGGAGCAGTCCAGTTTGATCAAAGAGGTAGGTTCAGTTTATCTTTTTTAATAAGTCAATAAATGAACTATTTTGTCTTTCTTAACATAATGTCTCCTCACAACATAACAGAGTCTTCACATCACTTGCTTTGTTCTGCAGTGTTTGAATGTGATGGTTTCATGTTGTCATCTTTTCACAGCTCGGCACAGTCAGAGCCCTCCTGCAGAAAACTGCTCCCATGCTCCTGAAGCTGAACGACAAGGCTGTAGCTGCTTTGCGCGAGAGAGACGAGCACATTTCTGCAAAAGACCAAGCTGTCAATGAGAGAGAACAGGTAAGATTCTGTGACTCTTATCTCACTCGTCTTTTGAGAATGGTGATGGGAGCATATTCTAAAGATTACACATTACTAATATTTGATTGTATTCAAATAACAGTTCAAAGAAGAGCTGGACCAAACTTATCTGAATCTACAAACTGCCAGAGAACAGATTGGCGATTTAAATCTGCAGATGACAATTTTGTCCTCAGGTGAAAACTGAAATAAGTATATtcacttttgtcattttaaacggttgcataaaataacatttattggaACGTTGTTGACGATCGAATGTCTTCTCATTAAACTTTAGAGATGAATGTTCTGCATGAGAAGTTAACAGAGAGAGACCAAGAGCGGGGTCAGCTGGAGAGGAAGGCGACAGAATTGTCTGCCACAGTTTCCTCAACGCTGGCTTCCTACACTTTCTTGGAGCAGGCACTCGCAGCTGAAACAACAAAGTATGATCTGCACAACACATTTATTGGACGAAAAGCACTAAAGACGAAaggagtcaaaaaaaaaaaatatatagcaGTCGAAtgctaaaatagtttttttttggtttattatcTTCCAGATTGCAGCAGTCATGGAAAGACATCCAGCAAGCCAGGGACAGAGGAAATGAGTAAGTGTGGCTCACGTCAAGATAGGAATTTATGATAGTTTGACCTGAGATATTTAACaaaatgacagtgacagtgtttcaGTATAAAATGTTCAAAGACGTGTCAtcttttttacatcattaaaaaGTGCTTTTATATAAGATGCCCTTGGTTTTCTGTATGCATTAAGAAGGAAAGGtaattttcttttatatttatgacAGGAGGTTGGGACAATAAGCAGCCTCCCTGCCATTCATCGACCTAATGCCACtgcttctgttttctgtttttaattgcCTGTGCTCAGGTTGGAGGCATCACTGGAGCAGTCAGAGCAACAGGTTTCTGAGTTGAGTCAggctttgtctcacagtgaggaGCAGCTCAGTCAGCTGCAGACCCTCTCACAGTCTCAGAAAATGCAGATCCAGCAGCTCCAGGACCTTTGCACACAACTCAGCGACGTACGGGAAATGAGCGAGGTTAgcttttttacaacaaaacttAAAATCTGTTCCCTGATACTTCCTAGATTCTCAGCCTGGAAAGTTTCTATGCTATAGATCCTTTTACTTGTAACATTGCTCTTCACGTTGTTGCCGTCCTCAGTCTGCAATAACTTTTGCATGGTCATAtggataaaataacattttattttttagtctTTAAACCATTCATGCTAATTTAATGCTACTTTCATTGCATTGCAGAGAAATGTTTCATTAGTGTTGTAGTTCCTATGATCCATAGATTAGCACCATGATATGTGGATAACAGTCACTAACTTCTGTTTCCTGATGTTTGGCATGTGAATAAATTGATTTCATTTCACAATGATTCCCGGTCAAACTTAACAAAGAGCTTAACTTTAATTATGCTctgaaaaagtttgaaaatgaaCTTTATGAAAAAAGTAATAGACTAGCACCTGACTGatgtttcattgtgtgtgtgtgtgtgtgtgtgtgtgtgtgtgtgtgtgtgtgtgtgtgtgtgtgtgtgtgtgtgtgtcagttctTACAGATGGAGAATCAGTTGGCGAGGGAGCAGGTGTCTGAAAGTGAGCGCTTGCTGAGGTCCAACTTGCAAGGACTCAGGGAAAGGAACATCCAGTGTGAGGACCTAAAAGAAGAACTAAGTCAGCTTCAGTGAGTTTAAtttaacaatatgcatgaaTTTGATCTCAGCCTCGGTTTATCCATGTGTATCTGCAGGCTGACGTTTTTCATGCAGACTGTTCCAACCATTGTCTGACGATGTTTACTGTTTACTCAGAGATGACTCACTTGTTTGTCTGTGATAAAGGCTTGAGAACAGAAGTCTGCGGGAGCAACTAGAAACCACAAGATCTCAAGCCTGTGCAAAGCAGGTGGAGCTTGGAGAGAAGCTGGCTCAGAGGGACACCGAGATCACTTTGCTGCATCACACACTGCGAGGACTCACCAATGAGCTACAAGCAGCTCTCAATGATGAGGTAACATATGGGGACTGTTACATGGTCTCAACCACAACCAACACAATGAGGATTTTTCTCAGTTTAAATGAACAGAATGTGCAGCTTTCTCgagaataaatgaaggcaaatATCCGCTTGAAACAGTCATTAATATTAATGGTATATTTTGTAGCAAtaattttgttgacattttaggTACTCAGGTACTTGTTTACTTAAATAAGAAGTACCTGAGGTTCTCTCAAAGACTTTTTCTCCATGGAAAACTGCAGTCAAGTGCATCTGTGAGACAAAAGGGCttctaattaaaaataaatccattcTGGATACCTTTTCACTCAAGTGGAGGATACACACCGTATGTTTCCTGTGAGAGGACAATGCACATTGTTTTATGAGGTGTCCAAACGTCTTGCTTTAAAAAACTTTATAAGTGCTCATCAATCAGAAATGTTGACATGGTTTGCTGATAAGTCGATTGCTGCATTGTGGAGATTTTGACAAAAGCATACATGTGTTTGATAGAGAGCTGAACAACAGAAGGATAAAGATTCTCAATCAGTCCATCAAATGCAGCGCCGTCACCCCTCCAGCTCGTTTGTGGACAGCATCATGGTCGCATTAACTGCCGAGCAAGAGGAAGAAATGAAAGCAGACACGACTCCTGAACCAGGTACTGTCACACAGCTTTATCTCCTCGTTTGAAGGCTGGCTTCAGAGACTAGACAAAAATGGGTCActtatgttgtttttcagaaaaGCAGCATTTTCTTTACCTTTTGATGAACAAGTTCACAGCTTTaagtgctgctgctcctgctgctggtcTAAATGAACCAAATGTGCATCATCTAACCTTCATTTACGATGTTTCTAATTTGTACTGGGGATGAGAGCTGAGCTCTATGTTAATATGGTGTGATGAAATAATTCTAATAATTCTAATAATTCTATTCAGTCGACAGCTAATATTGTATATTCTATTTTTAATGAACACTGATGAATGTAACATCTGAAACCTAGTTCAGAATACCTTTTATGACGGTCCACAGTTGTAAATCTAAGTTGTAGTCCTTTGTCTCTCGACTCCCGTCAGACACGCCTGAAGCACAGTCGGAGACGTTGTTCAGTGAGAAGAGTGCCTTCACCCGAATCGCAGCCGTCACTCCTAAAAAGAATGTGAATGCAGCGGAGATTGAACCAGTGGAGGACGATGAGAGCGGTGTGGCAGAGCTGGTGGTCGACGTGAGCAGCACCGTCGCAGAACTCATCAGCACGCTGAAAGTGCTGCAACAGCGCAGGGATGctcagctggaggagctgcacAACACCATGTAAgtgttgtaaaatgtgtttgtgctgatgaAGTTTAAATGTGGTTTTCATGTAGGAATCAGATTTATTTCTATGtactatttattattaacacCACATTTTCCTCCCATACTTTGAACTGCATTGTTCCAGCTATGGcctgcaggaggagcagcagactGTAAAGAGCAAACATGAGGCTGAAGTGTCGGAGCTCAAGCATCAGCTGAACCGACTGAACGTCCTCGCTGAGAGAGGCAATCAGGCCTTACAGCAGCAAGCTCAGGTCAGAAATGGTTCATCATGTCAGGTTTACCTGTGATGCCTAAACAAAGTCCAACATGCatatttaagaaaatgtttcttcttctttacgtTCTCTTTACACAGGATGAGAAAACGGTGGTAAACTTGTCAGAAGAAATACAAGAAGTCCAGGAAATTCTTAACAAACACAAGTTTGACAATAATGTAAGACAATGTACACATTGTAAATatgaagtgaatattttctacatcCACTCAGGAATATTTCATTTGCAGCATGTGTATTTTTCTAAATTGTTCACAGGAGTTGCGTAAGGAGGTGACAGACCTTCGCCTCACTCTCCAGCAGTCGAAGGTGGAGTCTCAATTCTTGCGTGAGGAATTGAGAAAAGCTGGTGGTGTGTCGGCTAACCCTACACATTTGATGGAAGAGAAGATCCTGTTATTGAAAGAGGTACATACTCTATCATCCTGTCATGTGTGCGTTCATTTgttatagagctgcaactaacaattattttcttcattaatcgttccataaaatatcagaacgccttaaaaaatgttgatcggtgttcgtcaaacctggaaatgatgatgttctcaaatgtcttattttgtccacaaaccaaaatgattcacttaatgatttatttgttatccagagcaaagaaatgaagaaaatactcacatttaagaagtttaaacaattgtttaaacttgaacttgttttaatcatgaaacagctgcaaaccgattaatcgattatcaaaacagttttaattttgttatcgattaattgtttcagctttaaTTCGTTATATAATAAAACACCTTTATTATCATACAATACAACCATTTTATAATAACTATACATTAAACCTGTGTTACATTTGAAAGTAATCCTTCTAGTTTTCAGCGTGCATGTTTTGTGCCCTTTGTCTTGAACCCCAGGTGGCGAGACTGAAGTTGAGTCTTCAAGAGGTGGAGCAGGCCAAAGTGAAACTCCTCGAGCGAGCAAAGAGACATGTAAGTGCAGAGGAATCACGGTGTCACCTGTTTCTGCATCAGCACCA from Solea solea chromosome 10, fSolSol10.1, whole genome shotgun sequence includes the following:
- the spag5 gene encoding sperm-associated antigen 5; amino-acid sequence: MSSRKSSSPEEGLPSSKHGERTPLRSLENEMLHLPTSSRLKSGADAAKMAKDDVPLHDPVSHLDFSPSIKMMQMYNPTIAKTVCGLVDITFKSFVCPGGEVEMSDSSVSAEQSIVLPQDQATCNTGSEDTVISDSMIVQSCADHTDHPYYNSETTNATLHETEEARLGEFPNTTLASGRQDEECATQKSEVFDNDNYADEDIAQKHDTVPLPQAQDIQFLQDNSVNSTYSSHYGQLCEPEHADHPSCSSVSVPHITTFSEAPNIFEKCADGLSDVTFKSFSCSGGEVDISERTNIMNDTVPVPDITMTSSEPYSYSMNQSILANDYDVQNGNRHVDHPYCYHESSSLTSGDKEESLPCIISVVDEVKTGDGDEKSSCSPLPEKIHPQSACVTQELFLCEEQIHEAPNCHVENDEVVLDCQSPAINTSSKPLDNESVTCQEQETVKHSICSENVASAENLAPVEVQQLLEHVSQVQSSSAPPESSEAKDSALGSSGNEPVLGNSAEKPHHPTENPADILKALSEFSSVASALQFRILSPVVRRSSKSVFKALDDHAVDNYLAFDSALDGEKSLVSPVLADPSGLWVEHLESPMPRPLFNSTVLCHKPHSGPGTEPEKGVGEKPYVVPPSEGEKPAVPLILDGPLQQQLRQMAEFLLLATGKMVPGGVSVSAPPPAATMAPPPRAPCAESHSVCVGTSAVKLVDHSINTSGQFELKRDFSVADSCAQTDPLLWNVPPGSLECLPRSELEQRLRSSMIMVEALVQQLAASPTHGSTGPAPSELREKLVQTDHTELSQTTGYRDLYMEALSRISELELDGGSLQKLIQCMQDMRITMTSLSSNTDTAFTNMIEMEELVREDHQSLVSHYGQMKSLFEKTRTTQTQMMQKVKEALHQRDDMRKQMEESFQAKEAAFRTMEQLRTHCATEKSELERSVGSQQELLAALKQTFPEQVALNQAYTEMLNSASDQLSETMVEQSSLIKELGTVRALLQKTAPMLLKLNDKAVAALRERDEHISAKDQAVNEREQFKEELDQTYLNLQTAREQIGDLNLQMTILSSEMNVLHEKLTERDQERGQLERKATELSATVSSTLASYTFLEQALAAETTKLQQSWKDIQQARDRGNELEASLEQSEQQVSELSQALSHSEEQLSQLQTLSQSQKMQIQQLQDLCTQLSDVREMSEFLQMENQLAREQVSESERLLRSNLQGLRERNIQCEDLKEELSQLQLENRSLREQLETTRSQACAKQVELGEKLAQRDTEITLLHHTLRGLTNELQAALNDERAEQQKDKDSQSVHQMQRRHPSSSFVDSIMVALTAEQEEEMKADTTPEPDTPEAQSETLFSEKSAFTRIAAVTPKKNVNAAEIEPVEDDESGVAELVVDVSSTVAELISTLKVLQQRRDAQLEELHNTIYGLQEEQQTVKSKHEAEVSELKHQLNRLNVLAERGNQALQQQAQDEKTVVNLSEEIQEVQEILNKHKFDNNELRKEVTDLRLTLQQSKVESQFLREELRKAGGVSANPTHLMEEKILLLKEVARLKLSLQEVEQAKVKLLERAKRHQMIHQNNQQKSENELQMLNHMINKVRETLMSLPEIVKNCELLQQLVEYIG